TCTCCGCCTTGAACATCTGGCGGCCGCCGATGCCGAGGATGGGCAGCACCGCGACCACCAGCACGATCACGCCCATGCCCCCTACCCAGTGCAGGAAACAACGCCACAGGTTGATGGAGATGGGCAGTGTGTCGAGCCCGGAGAGCACCGTGGCGCCGGTGGTGGTCAGCCCGGAGGCGGCCTCGAAGTAGGCGTCGGTGACGCTCAGTTCGGGCAGGTAGAACATCAGCGGCAGCATGGCGAACACGGGTGTGACCAGCCAGGTCGCCGAGACCAGCAGGAAACCGTCGCGGGTGCGCAGCTTGCGCTTGCTGTGGCGGGTGAGCGCCCACATGGCGAAGCCCACCGCGAAGGTGATGAACAGCGCCTCGTCGTAGGCGGCGGTGGCGCCGTCGTGCATGAAGAACGAGACCGTGAGCGGAAAGCCGATCAGCAGCCCGAAGATCATCAGGATCAGGCCGAGGGCGCTGATGACCGGGTAGTAGCTGCGCATGATCGTCGGTCCCCCGCTCACTTGCGCCAGAAGCCGGGGGTGAGCACCACCAGCAGGGTGAAGATCTCCAGGCGGCCGAGCAGCATCGCGGCGGCGCAGATCCAGGTCTGGAAATCGTTGAGCACGGCGTAGTTGGCCCCGGCGCCGACGGCGTTGAGTCCCGGCCCGGTGTTGTTGAGCGTCGCCACCACGGCGGAGAAGGCGGTGATCAGTTCCAGTCCGGTGGCCGAGAGCAGCAGGGTGAGGCTGACGATGGTGCACATGTAGATGAAACTGAAGGCCAGCACCGCATGCAGGATCTTGTCGGGGACCTGGCTCTGCCCGACCCGCACCGGCTTGACCGCGGCCGGGTGAACGGCGTGGATCACCTCGCGGAACACCTGCTTGTAGAGGATTATGGCGCGCATCAGCTTGATGCCGCCGCCGGTGGAGCCGGAACAGGCGATGAAGCTGCCCAGGAAGAGGATGCACAGCTGGCCGAACAGGGGCCACGCGGCGTAATCCGAGGTGGCGAAGCCCAGCGAGGTGGACAGGCCGATGCCGTGGAAGGCCACGTAGCGTAGCGCGGTGCCCGGATCGGGGTAGATGTCGAAGCGGCTCAGATACACCGTGAGCGCGACGATGGTGACCGCAAGCACGCCCAGGTAGAACGGCAGCTCGCGGTCATGGCGGTAGGGCTGCAGGGAACGCCGGCGCAGGGCCTGGTAGTGGGTGGAAAAGTTCATGCCCGAGAGCAGGGCGAAGACCATGGCGACCAGTTCGATCGGCACCGCGTTGAAATGCCCGAGGGTGGCGTCGCGGGCGGCGAATCCGCCGCGCCCCATGATCGCCAGGGCCTGCATGAGCGCCTTGCCACCGGGCAGGCCCACGCCCATGAGGCTCAGCATGCACGCCAGCGTGAGCAGCACGTACACCATCCACAGGCCCTTGGTGGTGTCGGTGATGCGCGGGGTGAGGCTCGCGCCCTGGCCGGTGCCGGTCGCTTCGGCCTTGAACATCTGCCGCCCGCCGATGCCCAGCAGGGGCAGCACGGCGGCCGCCAGCACGAGCACGCCGAGGCCGCCGATCCAGTGCAGCAGGGCACGCCAGAAGGTGATCGATACCGGCAGCGCGTCCACCCCCGCCATCACCGTGGCGCCGGTGGCGGTGAGCCCCGCGGTGGCCTCGAAGTAGGCGTCGGTGAAGGACATGTCGGGCATATACAGCCACAGGGGCAGGGCCGCGAATACCGGCAGGCCGGCCCAGGTGAGGGCGACCAGGAGGAAGCTGTCGTGCACCCGCAGCTCGCGTCGCCCCTTGCGGGTGCCGGCCCACAGGGCGACGCC
The nucleotide sequence above comes from Nitrogeniibacter mangrovi. Encoded proteins:
- a CDS encoding TrkH family potassium uptake protein, which gives rise to MRRNYPVLNPLGLIVLIFGLLMGIPLALSWFSDDSALAAHNQAMLITCAVGVALWAGTRKGRRELRVHDSFLLVALTWAGLPVFAALPLWLYMPDMSFTDAYFEATAGLTATGATVMAGVDALPVSITFWRALLHWIGGLGVLVLAAAVLPLLGIGGRQMFKAEATGTGQGASLTPRITDTTKGLWMVYVLLTLACMLSLMGVGLPGGKALMQALAIMGRGGFAARDATLGHFNAVPIELVAMVFALLSGMNFSTHYQALRRRSLQPYRHDRELPFYLGVLAVTIVALTVYLSRFDIYPDPGTALRYVAFHGIGLSTSLGFATSDYAAWPLFGQLCILFLGSFIACSGSTGGGIKLMRAIILYKQVFREVIHAVHPAAVKPVRVGQSQVPDKILHAVLAFSFIYMCTIVSLTLLLSATGLELITAFSAVVATLNNTGPGLNAVGAGANYAVLNDFQTWICAAAMLLGRLEIFTLLVVLTPGFWRK